The following are encoded together in the Strongyloides ratti genome assembly S_ratti_ED321, chromosome : 2 genome:
- a CDS encoding Mitochondrial import inner membrane translocase subunit Tim22 encodes MQSIGKDPVEAVDKMLNLFGNPFREEKQKNENNKKENEKEKAPFIYKPSEFAILVDQMIGGGEKPWNPTKKPIEMPTNMLSLPPSSKEELLIQKGMENCLVKATIAGIMGVGIGFAFGLFTASIDPQLTLQNNDPTKVLTVRQTLKEMGTRMGQYGKNFGSLGFMFSGTECILETCRGKSDWKNGTYSGGIVGALIGLRAGVKPAIWGAAGFAAFSTVIEYFMR; translated from the exons atgcaGTCAATTGGTAAAGATCCTGTGGAAGCTGTGGATAAAATGCTAAATTTATTTGGCAATCCATTTAGAgaagaaaaacaaaaaaatgaaaataataaaaaagaaaat gaAAAAGAAAAGGCtccatttatttataaaccATCAGAATTTGCAATACTAGTAGATCAAATGATTGGTGGTGGTGAGAAACCCTGGAATCCTACAAAAAAACCTATTGAGATGCCTACGAATATGTTAAGTTTACCGCCTTCCTCCAAAGAAGaattattaatacaaaaagGAATGGAAAATTGCCTGGTTAAGGCAACTATTGCTGGAATAATGGGAGTCGGAATTGGATTTGCGTTTGGTCTTTTTACGGCATCTATAGATCCACAATTAACATTACAAAATAATGATCCAACTAAAGTG ttgaCGGTTCGGCAAACTCTTAAAGAGATGGGTACAAGAATGGGACAATATGGAAAAAATTTTGGTTCATTAGGTTTTATGTTTTCCGGAACAGAATGTATCTTAGAAACATGTAGAGGAAAATCAGATTGGAAAAATg GAACATATTCGGGTGGTATTGTTGGTGCATTGATAGGTTTGAGGGCTGGTGTCAAACCTGCAATTTGGGGTGCTGCTGGTTTTGCAGCCTTCTCAACTGTGATAGAATATTTTATGCGTTAA
- a CDS encoding Mitochondrial glycoprotein family-containing protein, whose product MRAASRICQIAKVLAKPSISKQFSQTRQLFNTMKLLTVQPELTAALKTEIEAEMKLEAENLRGASPPTIPGFTLSTNDAEVRLTKMHGSEKIDVIFNVNHSVEMGDESSESADPVALPPFTIEITKGDQRFCFHMELVETENGSFDFSVEEYYVAPAAKANNEDVPESVYASSGRYIDPKLHDLLFIRYLEERGFDQQFCLDLVQFATHYEHNRYVDLLKRIDNFVSKP is encoded by the exons atgCGTGCTGCTTCAAGAATTTGTCAAATTGCTAAAGTATTAGCCAAACCATCAATTTCAAAACAATTCTCCCAGACAAGACAATTATTTAACACAATGAAAC ttctCACAGTTCAACCAGAACTTACAGCTGCTTTGAAAACAGAAATTGAAGCTGAGATGAAACTTGAAGCTGAAAATCTTAGAGGTGCTTCACCACCAACTATTCCAGGATTTACCTTATCAACTAATGATGCTGAAGTAAGACTTACAAAAATGCATGGATCAGAAAAAATTGATGTTATATTCAATGTTAATCACTCCGTCGAAATGGGAGATGAATCCTCTGAATCTGCTGATCCTGTTGCTTTACCACCATTTACAATTGAAATTACCAAGGGAGACCAACGTTTTTGCTTCCATATGGAACTCGTTGAAACTGAAAATGGTTCATTTGATTTTTCTGTTGAGGAATACTATGTTGCTCCTGCAGCCAAAGCAAATAATGAAGATGTACCAGAAAGTGTCTATGCTTCATCTGGAAGATATATTGATCCAAAATTACAcgatcttttatttattagatACTTGGAGGAGAGAGGATTCGATCAACAATTTTGCCTCGACTTGGTTCAATTTGCCACGCATTATGAACACAATAGATATGTTGATTTGTTAAAGAGAATTGACAACTTTGTTAGTAAACCATAA
- a CDS encoding Aldolase-type TIM barrel domain and Glycoside hydrolase, superfamily domain and Hyaluronidase family-containing protein: protein MKVFVVANFICITTISQALFPIPTKIYWNIATNTCLKKGINIPLENYDLISNNDQHFYGENIVTLYEKHVGLYPYLIKVNDSYNQFINGGLPQNVDLNKHLEKLKENVNRIIPNKKFNGLAVIDIEKWRPLFEANWLSKNIYRKESIDNVFQKYPNISQNASIKLGEKEFDESAFNFMIKTIKVCKLLRPFAKWGFYGFPICDMNGYKRKNKYCYHDINEKMIQFLKYVDALYPTAYIYGGHSYDNQKEYIRKVLKETKRLNQLLEKFGYGKKEIYMFHKIEVYNEVSNNRQSNFYDPYQLCISQGQSIVNDLEGIIIWSTSNDISKRCEILKQYVELQFGPYLEKIGNLFDICKNKKSPDEICNKLMVSKNDKICSDFLTPESVKQWCNVEFYGEKYK, encoded by the exons AGGCACTTTTTCCAATACCAACTAAAATTTATTGGAACATTGCAACAAATacatgtttaaaaaaaggcATTAATATTCCATTAGAAAATTATGATCTTATATCTAATAATGATCAACATTTTTATGGAGAAAACATTGTAACTTTGTATGAAAAACATGTTGGTTTATAtccatatttaataaaagtaaatgatTCTTATAATCAATTTATTAATGGAGGACTTCCACaa aatgttgatttaaataaacatttagaaaaacttaaagaaaatgttaataGAATAATACCTAACAAAAAGTTTAATGGTTTGGCAGTTATAGATATTGAAAAATGGCGTCCTTTATTTGAAGCTAATTGgctttcaaaaaatatttatcgaAAAGAGTCTATTGATAatgtttttcaaaaatatccAAATATTTCACAAAATGCATCTATTAAATTAGGTGAGAAAGAATTTGATGAAAGtgcttttaattttatgattaaaaCTATAAAAGTTTGCAAATTACTAAGACCTTTTGCTAAATGGGGTTTCTATGGTTTTCCTATATGTGATATGAATGGTTATAAAcgtaaaaacaaatattgttatcatgatattaatgaaaaaatgatacaatttttaaagtatgtTGATGCTCTATACCCAACAGCTTACATCTATGGAGGTCATTCTTATGATAatcaaaaagaatatattagaaaagtattaaaagaaacaaaGAGACTCAACCAACTGCTTGAAAAATTTGGATAtggtaaaaaagaaatttatatgtTTCATAAAATTGAAGTTTATAACGAAGTTTCAAATAATAGACAAAGCAATTTTTATGACCCA tatcaATTGTGTATATCACAAGGTCAATCTATTGTAAATGACTTAGAAGGAATAATTATCTGGTCAACATCTAATGACATTTCAAAACGTTGTGAAATACTAAAACAGTATGTTGAATTACAATTTGGACCATATCTTGAAAAAATAGGCAATTTATTTGACATATGcaagaataaaaaatctCCTGATGAAATTTGTAACAAACTAATGGtttcaaaaaatgataaaatatgtaGTGATTTCCTGACTCCTGAAAGTGTTAAACAATGGTGTAACGTTGAGTTTTATGGTGAAAAGT ACAAA taa
- a CDS encoding Acyl-CoA synthetase family member 4, with protein MSEDKIPFKQRKVENKKIIPILNRKYTDTNIPLVKFHVLKISNKKLLSKLLLNFPKLPEEYEHLKRIRNGCEFLIEPLTGDGLLSQRCTEVIEEIFKNDEKFEMEIVEVPSIMPLSKLQKEAVRECWPVKCKRIKEVDDTINENIFNEYEAKRIIELFEEVELSNGVIIYDPKNDKVIIKIDNYEKEHILDHPVRRAIDKLSELQSNTSSCEQYLATGYYIILGEEICAMCSMALVHSRANKVFFGKPLPSKGVLISNWRIMEEPKINHHYSLFMIQSQYTRETNFRWKLKVNENFNITSYEKNKIINMNYKKFMVNVNEIVDKLKSFNNCIIGINIERGIKLVVAIVGVLISGNAFVILEENNSNTVIKRMIERFKINALLTKSGLEVFNFKELEWKEKKNIIMYVIQSSGTTGDPKIIHVPFSCILPNIEYFYENLKLTNNDIIMCSTSFSFDPSIIELFLPIIYGCKLILVQDNFRKQPSLLCDVIINEKITFFQTTPSFLKLLSKNILLKVLSSNIKHLLIGGEEFPYFYLKNIIISTNYVPNNLLKIYNVYGITEVSCWAMIKEIKLESLINYKLSFTKYKDIAEMFGRLIFSTSIQITSSGKILIGGYRQYSGDLYIDGKFVGRKKNNGMLRDYEIENICYSKWIEVENCKLIYDDNNFFVLFIKLSRDDDELFSNIKKYIYSEIKKDFLPNDIVKFNDIWPINKNGKVDENELLNWYKKNLKLNLSFLSTNSSYLSKTLREMGIDSFKAIEINYHIQSHFPKKFPYFLQYLLNPTTTVNSLLQFLKYHKINFSLEETISHDNKGENLLSNLTTCFNKISSNILWSINMKKCIDSNVIIFNECHNEFFNKDIYYVKDNFKTIELCMVGSHSGLFVLVDINSGSIIYEYEAEGRIEGTCSDVFIYNNNIKKLYLVAVPTYAGEIILIDIKDLKVIKVFKIKAIIKCKPVFTNNGYLWIAGYDKIIYTINLNILNMETLYNIDGLPLAEPLIVDDKIIFSLLSGTIYCFNTFNMTLTWKITNSTYPSFSKPTLLNIEGKEHFIITSPEGFISVFNVNDGKKNCQFKIDEEIFDSAFIKDKKIIVSSKKGNIYIFKFTKNDIFLVEKKPILSELNVVKNIKPLNGMFLGVTTDGKIWFIDEGLNNKECIFDTKAEVFSFPAIIVKNNNEIILIFGARDNLLRCICIK; from the exons atgtcaGAAGACAAAATACCATTTAAACAAAGAAAAGTGGAAAa taaaaaaataataccaattttaaatagaaagTATACTGATACAAATATTCCTTTGGTAAAATTtcatgttttaaaaataagtaataaaaaattactttcaaaattattattaaattttccaAAGTTACCTGAAGAGTATgaacatttaaaaagaatacgGAATGGTTgtgaatttttaattgaaccATTAACAGGAGATGGTTTATTAAGTCAAAGGTGTACAGAAGTAATTGAggagatatttaaaaatgatgagAAATTTGAGATGGAAATTGTTGAGGTTCCATCAATAATGCCATTATcaaaattacaaaaagaaGCTGTGAGGGAGTGTTGGCCAGTGAAATGTAAAAGAATTAAAGAAGTTGATGATactataaatgaaaatatttttaatgaatatgaGGCAAAACGTATAATTGAATTATTTGAGGAAGTAGAATTAAGTAATGGagttattatttatgatcccaaaaatgataaagttattattaaaatagataattatGAAAAGGAACATATTTTAGATCATCCAGTTAGAAGGgcaattgataaattatcaGAATTACAAAGTAATACTTCATCTTGTGAGCAGTATCTTGCTACCggttattatataatattaggAGAAGAAATTTGTGCTATGTGTAGTATGGCTTTAGTTCATTCCAGGgcaaataaagttttttttggTAAACCTCTTCCATCAAAAGGAGTACTTATATCAAATTGGAGGATAATGGAAGAACCAAAAATTAATCATCATTACTCTTTATTTATGATACAATCTCAATATACCAGAGAAAc aaattttcgTTGGAAGTTAAAAGTAAATgagaattttaatattacatcatatgaaaaaaataaaatcataaatatgaattataaaaaatttatggtAAATGTAAATGAAATTGTTGATAAattgaaaagttttaataattgtattattgGTATTAATATAGAAAGAGGTATTAAATTGGTTGTTGCCATTGTTGGAGTTTTAATATCTGGAAATGCATTTGTAATTttagaagaaaataattcTAATACAGTTATCAAAAGAATGATTGAacgttttaaaattaatgcaTTATTAACAAAGTCAGGTTTAGaggtttttaattttaaagaattagaATGGAAAgagaagaaaaatattataatgtatGTAATTCAAAGTTCAGGAACCACAGGGGACCCTAAAATTATTCATGTACCATTTTCATGTATACTTCCaaatattgaatatttttatgaaaatttaaaattaactaataatgatataataatgtGCTCTACATCATTTTCATTTGATCCATCTATAATTGAACTTTTTCTTCCCATAATTTATGGTTGTAAACTTATATTAGTTCaagataattttagaaaacaACCTTCACTTTTATGTgatgtaataataaatgagaaaattacattttttcaaacaacaccaagttttttaaaattattatcaaaaaatattttgttaaaggtattatcttcaaatataaaacatttattaattggTGGTGAAGAATttccttatttttatttgaaaaatataattatatcaaCAAATTATGTACCTAataatttactaaaaatatataatgtatatGGAATAACAGAGGTTTCTTGTTGGGCtatgataaaagaaataaagttagaatctttaattaattataaattatcttttacaAAGTACAAAGATATTGCCGAGATGTTTGGAAGgttaattttttcaacatCAATTCAAATCACATCATctggtaaaattttaattggtGGTTATAGACAAT ATTCTGGTGACCTTTATATAGATGGAAAATTTGttggaagaaaaaaaaataatggcATGCTAAGAGATTatgaaatagaaaatatttgttacaGTAAATGGATTGAAGTAGAAAATTGTAAACTTATCtatgatgataataatttttttgtattatttatcaaattaagtcgagatgatgatgaattatttagtaatataaaaaaatatatctatagTGAAATTAAGAAAGATTTTTTACCAAAtgatattgtaaaatttaatgatatatggcctattaataaaaatggtaaagtcgatgaaaatgaattattaaattggtataaaaaaaatttaaaacttaatTTATCTTTCTTATCCACAAATTCATCTTATTTATCAAAGACACTTCGTGAAATGGGAATAGATTCATTTAAAGCAATAGAAATTAATTATCATATTCAATCTCATTTTCCTAAAAAATTTCCttattttcttcaatatcttttaaatccTACAACTACAGTAAATTCATTATTacagtttttaaaatatcataaaatcaatttttcaTTAGAAGAAACAATTTCCCATGATAATAAGggagaaaatttattaagtaACCTTACTacatgttttaataaaatatcttcaaatattttatggtccataaatatgaaaaaatgtattgactcgaatgtaattatttttaatgaatgtCATAATGAGTTTTTTAATAAGGATATTTATTATGTTAAGGATAACTTTAAAACAATTGAACTTTGTATGGTTGGTTCACATTCTGGATTATTTGTCCTTGTTGATATAAATAGTGGTAGTATTATTTATGAATATGAAGCAGAAGGAAGAATTGAGGGAACATGTAGTgatgtatttatttataataataatattaagaaattaTATCTTGTTGCTGTACCAACATATGCTGGAGAGATTATTTTGATTGACattaaagatttaaaagttattaaagtttttaaaattaaagcaattataaaatgtaagCCTGTTTTTACAAACAATGGTTATTTATGGATAGCTggttatgataaaattatttatacaattaatttaaatatacttaatATGGAAACTTTATACAATATTGATGGTCTTCCATTAGCAGAACCATTAATAGTTGATGATAagattatattttcattgtTATCTGGAacaatttattgttttaacaCATTTAATATGACACTTACTTGGAAAATAACAAACTCAACATATCCATCATTTTCAAAACcaactttattaaatattgagGGAAAagaacattttattattacatcaCCGGAAGGTTTTATTTCtgtttttaatgttaatgatggaaaaaaaaattgtcaatttaaaattgatgaagaaatatttgatagtgcatttataaaagataaaaaaataattgtatcttctaaaaaaggaaatatttacatatttaaatttactaaaaatgatatttttttagttgaaAAAAAACCAATTTTAAGTGAATTAAatgttgttaaaaatatcaaaccATTAAATGGAATGTTTTTAGGAGTAACAACAGATGGTAAAATATGGTTTATTGATGAAGGTCTTAATAACAAAGAATGTATTTTTGATACAAAAGCTGAAGTTTTCAGTTTTCCGGCAatcattgtaaaaaataataatgaaataatacttatttttGGGGCAAGAGATAACCTTTTAAGGTgtatttgtataaaataa
- a CDS encoding Putative deoxyribose-phosphate aldolase, with amino-acid sequence MFEKTCFNDVTKNISFPELTSVVEKVKSESKKLVDDKNVLLTLLYCTDLTTLSGDDTPSRVYALVDKALKPCEKIPTAQCGAVCVYPLRVKDVKKRLDELDCNGKLHIASVAGGFPSGQYRIESRCLEIQLAVEDGADEIDTVINRGAAIDQNWKLVYDELVLMKRACGNAHLKTILATGELNNLENIYKASWAAILAGSNFIKTSTGKESINATLEVSYVMLKVILEYYKKTGIKIGFKPAGGIKTVEDACQYYLLVKTILGDSWLNGDLFRIGASSLVDNLVKAL; translated from the coding sequence ATGTTTGAAAAGACCTGTTTTAATGatgttacaaaaaatatttcttttccAGAATTAACTTCAGTTGTTGAAAAAGTTAAATCTGAATCAAAAAAACTTGttgatgataaaaatgtCTTATTGACTCTTTTATATTGTACAGATTTAACAACATTATCTGGTGATGATACACCATCCCGTGTTTATGCATTAGTTGATAAAGCATTAAAACCATGTGAAAAAATTCCAACAGCTCAATGTGGAGCTGTTTGTGTTTATCCTCTTAGAGTTAAAgatgtaaaaaaaagattagaTGAACTTGATTGTAATGGAAAACTTCATATTGCATCTGTCGCTGGAGGATTTCCATCTGGTCAATATCGAATTGAATCAAGATGCCTTGAAATACAATTAGCTGTTGAAGATGGTGCTGATGAAATTGATACAGTAATTAACAGGGGTGCTGCAATTGACCAAAATTGGAAATTAGTTTATGATGAATTGGTACTAATGAAGAGAGCATGTGGGAATGCCCATTTAAAAACTATCTTGGCTACTGGGGAATTgaataatttagaaaatatttataaagcaTCATGGGCTGCTATTTTAGCCGgaagtaattttattaaaacaagtACTGGAAAAGAATCAATAAATGCAACTCTAGAAGTTTCATATGTCATgctaaaagtaattttagaatattacaaaaaaacaGGAATAAAAATAGGTTTTAAACCAGCTGGAGGAATTAAGACAGTTGAAGATGCTTGccaatattatttacttgTCAAAACAATTCTTGGTGATTCTTGGCTTAATGGAGATTTGTTTAGAATTGGTGCTAGTAGCCTTGTTGACAATTTAGTTAAAGctctttaa